In Arthrobacter sp. SLBN-83, one DNA window encodes the following:
- a CDS encoding alpha/beta hydrolase: protein MFKQRVVFVHGAGNFGAAAWPRQHGMALSYDALFLRRHGYDAVADPVESSFTEDTAIVLQSLADDGRGAAGGHVVAHSQGAIAAMMAAVERPDLVFSLTLVEPACLSLTAELPATAAHISLMQPLFDVRHQLSDEDFQREFVRRVYATDLQQPATTEEKRSARRLRLQSPSWEAPLHIVPGVPTLVLTGGWEPLYEEIAGYLRETGALHHVAAGGHRPQDSPEGDRAIRQFIRQVSRSQPARAS from the coding sequence ATGTTCAAGCAGAGGGTAGTGTTCGTGCACGGCGCCGGAAACTTTGGCGCCGCCGCGTGGCCGCGCCAGCACGGCATGGCACTGTCCTATGACGCCCTGTTCCTCCGGCGGCACGGCTACGACGCCGTCGCGGATCCGGTGGAGTCCTCCTTCACCGAAGACACCGCCATTGTCCTGCAGTCCTTGGCGGACGATGGGCGCGGCGCCGCGGGCGGGCACGTGGTGGCGCATTCCCAGGGGGCAATCGCAGCCATGATGGCCGCGGTGGAACGCCCCGACCTGGTCTTTTCATTGACCCTGGTGGAACCGGCGTGCCTCTCACTGACCGCGGAACTGCCGGCCACGGCTGCCCACATCAGCCTGATGCAGCCCCTCTTCGACGTGCGCCACCAACTCAGCGACGAAGACTTCCAGCGCGAATTCGTCCGCCGAGTCTACGCCACCGACCTCCAGCAGCCTGCCACCACGGAGGAGAAACGGTCCGCCCGCAGACTCCGTCTCCAGTCGCCGTCATGGGAGGCGCCGCTGCATATCGTTCCCGGCGTGCCCACGCTGGTCCTCACCGGCGGCTGGGAACCGCTGTATGAGGAGATTGCCGGATACCTCCGCGAGACCGGCGCCCTGCACCACGTTGCAGCGGGAGGGCACCGGCCCCAGGACTCCCCGGAAGGGGACCGGGCCATCCGCCAGTTCATCCGGCAGGTCAGCCGGAGCCAGCCGGCCCGGGCGTCCTGA
- the thiC gene encoding phosphomethylpyrimidine synthase ThiC: MSTQNTQLNPAQIQAEAAADDGSTLQVTQSLKSHSLAFIEDAGAGIRVPVTEISLEPSPNGRPNEPFRTYRTAGPGSDPVRGLQPFRAEWIEARGDTEAYTGRERNLLDDGRSAVRRGAASSEWQGGQPVPRRAVDGRTVTQMYYARQGIITQEMRFVALRENCDVELVRSELAAGRAIIPSNINHPESEPMIIGKAFLVKINANIGNSAVTSSIAEEVDKLQWATQWGADTVMDLSTGDDIHTTREWIIRNSPVPIGTVPIYQALEKVNGEANALTWEIFRDTVIEQCEQGVDYMTIHAGVLLRYVPLTANRVTGIVSRGGSIMAGWCLAHHQENFLYTHFDELCEIFAKYDVSFSLGDGLRPGSTADANDAAQFAELDTLAELTQRAWEYDVQVMVEGPGHVPFHLVRENVERQQELCKGAPFYTLGPLVTDVAPGYDHITSAIGATEIARYGTAMLCYVTPKEHLGLPNKDDVKTGVITYKIAAHAADLAKGHPGAHERDDALSKARFEFRWRDQFALSLDPVTAEAFHDETLPAEPAKTAHFCSMCGPKFCSMRISQDIRDDFGSAEAQAALASVTSGMREKSEEFLAAGGRVYLPELRVPAEN, from the coding sequence TTGAGTACACAAAACACCCAGTTGAACCCTGCCCAAATCCAGGCCGAAGCAGCGGCAGACGATGGGTCAACCCTCCAGGTGACCCAATCCTTGAAGTCGCATTCGCTGGCCTTCATTGAAGATGCCGGCGCCGGGATCCGGGTGCCGGTAACGGAAATATCCCTTGAGCCGTCCCCCAACGGCCGGCCCAACGAACCGTTCCGGACCTACCGGACGGCGGGACCCGGCAGCGACCCCGTCCGCGGCCTTCAGCCTTTCCGTGCAGAGTGGATTGAGGCGCGCGGGGACACCGAGGCGTACACGGGCAGGGAGCGCAACCTGCTCGACGACGGCCGCTCGGCTGTCCGCCGCGGTGCCGCCTCTTCAGAGTGGCAGGGCGGGCAGCCGGTGCCCCGCCGCGCCGTCGACGGCCGCACAGTGACGCAGATGTACTACGCCCGGCAGGGAATCATCACCCAGGAAATGCGCTTCGTGGCGCTGCGCGAAAACTGCGACGTGGAGCTGGTGCGGAGTGAGCTCGCGGCGGGCCGGGCGATCATCCCCAGCAACATCAACCACCCTGAGTCCGAGCCGATGATCATCGGCAAGGCCTTCCTGGTGAAGATCAACGCCAACATCGGCAACTCCGCAGTCACCAGCTCCATCGCAGAGGAGGTGGACAAGCTGCAGTGGGCCACCCAGTGGGGCGCGGACACCGTCATGGACCTGTCCACCGGTGACGACATCCACACCACCAGGGAATGGATCATCCGCAACTCCCCCGTCCCGATCGGCACCGTGCCCATCTACCAGGCACTGGAAAAGGTCAACGGCGAGGCCAACGCCCTGACCTGGGAAATCTTCCGGGACACGGTGATCGAGCAGTGTGAACAGGGTGTGGACTACATGACCATCCACGCCGGCGTGCTGCTGCGCTACGTCCCGCTGACTGCCAACCGGGTGACGGGCATTGTCTCGCGCGGCGGTTCCATCATGGCCGGTTGGTGCCTGGCCCACCACCAGGAGAACTTCCTGTACACCCACTTCGATGAACTGTGCGAAATCTTCGCCAAGTACGACGTCTCCTTCTCCCTGGGTGACGGCCTCCGCCCCGGTTCGACGGCGGACGCCAACGACGCGGCCCAGTTCGCGGAGCTGGACACGCTCGCCGAACTGACGCAGCGCGCCTGGGAGTACGACGTGCAGGTAATGGTGGAAGGGCCGGGCCACGTGCCGTTCCATCTGGTCCGTGAGAACGTGGAACGGCAGCAGGAGCTGTGCAAGGGCGCCCCGTTCTATACCCTGGGGCCGCTGGTGACTGACGTTGCCCCGGGCTATGACCACATCACCTCGGCCATCGGCGCCACCGAGATTGCCCGGTACGGGACCGCGATGCTCTGCTACGTCACCCCGAAGGAACATCTGGGCCTGCCCAACAAGGACGACGTGAAGACCGGCGTGATCACCTACAAAATCGCCGCGCATGCGGCAGACCTCGCCAAGGGCCACCCGGGGGCGCACGAACGGGACGACGCACTGTCCAAGGCCCGCTTCGAGTTCCGCTGGCGGGACCAGTTCGCGCTGTCGCTGGATCCCGTCACCGCCGAGGCCTTCCACGACGAGACCCTGCCGGCGGAGCCTGCCAAGACGGCGCACTTCTGTTCCATGTGCGGGCCGAAGTTCTGTTCCATGCGGATCAGCCAGGACATTCGTGACGATTTCGGCTCAGCGGAAGCCCAGGCTGCGCTTGCCAGCGTGACGTCGGGGATGCGGGAAAAGAGCGAGGAGTTCCTGGCTGCGGGCGGCAGGGTGTACCTGCCGGAGCTGCGGGTGCCCGCGGAAAACTGA
- a CDS encoding amidohydrolase family protein, with translation MPEIIEFSGPVLTGPDSVRYGLWSVDGTLTFTRPATEPVRVLDGWVLPGFVDAHCHIGLGPGGPVDAATAEDQALADLNAGTLLVRDAGSPADTRWMQGGRDFPVLIRAGRHVARTRRYLRGFAEEVEPEGLVEAVRKQARDGDGWVKLVGDWIDRGAGDLAPSFPAAVVRDAIQAAHEEGARVTAHCFAEDTLDQMLDAGIDCIEHATGLLPRHLPRFAEQGVPIVPTLINIATFPDIAAQADAKFPRYAAHMRALWERRLERVAEAYGAGVRIFAGTDAGSTIRHGRIADEILSLHQAGLPMTAALDAACWAARAWLGADSLAEGARADVVVCREDPRAAAETIKDLEHVVLGGRIVR, from the coding sequence ATGCCGGAAATCATTGAATTCAGCGGACCCGTCCTGACTGGACCGGACAGCGTTAGGTACGGGCTTTGGTCCGTGGACGGGACCCTCACCTTCACCCGGCCCGCGACGGAGCCCGTGAGGGTCCTTGACGGCTGGGTACTGCCCGGGTTCGTTGACGCCCACTGCCACATCGGGCTGGGCCCGGGCGGCCCCGTTGACGCCGCAACGGCTGAGGACCAGGCCCTGGCCGACCTCAACGCAGGAACCCTGCTGGTCCGCGACGCCGGCTCGCCGGCCGATACCCGCTGGATGCAGGGCGGCCGGGACTTCCCCGTGCTGATCCGTGCCGGGCGCCATGTGGCGCGGACGCGCCGCTATTTGCGCGGCTTCGCTGAGGAGGTGGAGCCGGAAGGCCTTGTGGAGGCGGTCCGCAAGCAGGCGCGCGACGGCGACGGCTGGGTCAAGCTGGTGGGGGACTGGATTGACCGCGGCGCCGGTGACCTGGCGCCTTCCTTTCCTGCCGCCGTCGTCCGTGACGCCATCCAGGCAGCCCATGAGGAAGGTGCCCGGGTAACGGCGCACTGCTTCGCCGAGGACACCCTGGACCAGATGCTGGATGCCGGCATCGATTGCATTGAACATGCCACGGGCCTGCTGCCCCGCCACCTGCCCCGGTTCGCTGAACAGGGAGTGCCAATTGTGCCCACTCTCATCAACATCGCCACCTTTCCGGACATCGCCGCCCAAGCGGACGCGAAATTCCCCCGCTACGCTGCACACATGCGTGCACTTTGGGAACGCAGGCTGGAACGGGTGGCGGAGGCCTATGGGGCTGGCGTCCGCATCTTTGCCGGTACCGATGCCGGCAGCACGATCCGGCACGGCAGGATCGCAGACGAGATCCTGTCCCTGCACCAGGCCGGCCTGCCGATGACAGCAGCACTGGACGCCGCCTGCTGGGCAGCCCGCGCCTGGCTGGGGGCGGACAGCCTGGCGGAAGGGGCACGGGCCGACGTGGTGGTGTGCCGGGAAGACCCGCGGGCCGCAGCGGAAACTATCAAGGACCTGGAACACGTAGTGTTGGGCGGTCGCATCGTCCGCTGA
- a CDS encoding VOC family protein, whose product MTAAASSQDLLPADLAMGTVMLKVGDMKLMTDYYQRALGLEVVSEQDGGLYLGRLGTPLVHLAPAPGLHLPGRGEAGLFHTALLFEDQASLAATVATAAQYQPRSFTGSADHLVSEAFYFTDPEGNGIELYWDRPRSNWSWNGTDVVMDSLALPPQRYLEQYLTEQSLEGQRQTSAGVGHVHLQVGDVQTARDFYVGTLGFEKTAGWHGQALFVSAGRYHHHMAMNVWNSRGAGPRKDTLGLGEVLIEVPSGDDVGALADRLKVAGVASHHTGAELRFEDPWRNRIRVAVR is encoded by the coding sequence ATGACCGCAGCAGCCAGCAGCCAGGATCTTCTTCCTGCCGACCTCGCCATGGGTACCGTGATGCTCAAGGTGGGCGACATGAAGCTCATGACCGACTATTACCAGCGCGCCCTGGGGCTTGAGGTGGTGTCTGAGCAGGACGGCGGGCTTTACCTTGGCCGCCTCGGCACCCCTTTGGTCCACCTGGCACCGGCGCCCGGGCTGCACCTTCCCGGCAGGGGAGAGGCGGGCCTGTTCCACACGGCCCTGCTGTTCGAGGACCAGGCCTCCCTGGCCGCCACCGTCGCCACCGCCGCCCAGTACCAGCCGAGGTCCTTCACCGGCAGCGCCGACCACCTGGTGAGCGAGGCCTTCTACTTCACCGATCCCGAGGGCAACGGCATCGAGCTGTACTGGGACCGCCCGCGCAGCAACTGGTCCTGGAACGGGACGGACGTGGTCATGGACAGCCTTGCCCTGCCGCCGCAGCGGTACCTGGAGCAGTACCTCACGGAGCAGTCCCTGGAAGGCCAGCGGCAGACATCAGCCGGTGTCGGGCACGTGCATCTCCAAGTGGGCGACGTCCAGACTGCCCGGGACTTCTACGTGGGAACCCTCGGCTTCGAAAAGACGGCGGGCTGGCACGGGCAGGCCTTGTTCGTATCCGCTGGCCGGTACCACCACCACATGGCAATGAACGTCTGGAACAGCCGCGGTGCCGGGCCCCGCAAGGACACCCTTGGGCTCGGGGAAGTACTGATCGAGGTTCCTTCAGGGGACGACGTCGGGGCGTTGGCCGACCGCCTCAAGGTTGCCGGAGTAGCCTCGCACCACACCGGCGCCGAACTGCGCTTCGAGGACCCGTGGCGCAACCGGATCC